A region from the Cellvibrio sp. PSBB006 genome encodes:
- a CDS encoding PepSY domain-containing protein, with amino-acid sequence MNNQATDSLATTDTTANKKSINQALYRSIWRWHFYAGIFCIPFVILLAITGAIYLFKPYYESWQEAQYHGLTVTQDALSPNQHIAAALAQFPSGKLLSYRLPQAVDEAVMINVQADQVWHVFVNPYTGEVVGKQARSDKLMNIVKTIHGELLAGNVGSILVELAACWAIVLIVTGLYLWWPRTSRRLAGVLYPRVRQGNRVFWRDLHAVTGIWISSLALFLLITGLPWALVWGSALKEVRAFELKPVQQDWTQSRQEEHQHWRAQASDVFDLTPAVLAKAQALQLAPPVELSVANAHHHTWKASSQTPNRPLRADVWIQHDGNIEKQSGFADKALLDRAIGVGIAAHEGYLFGWFNLLLGVLTCTGLILISVSGFILWRKRKPQSTLGAPSPQPMRLNIVVIVITFGLALLLPLMAISLITILLLEFALLRRISRARKWLGLSN; translated from the coding sequence ATGAACAATCAAGCCACCGACTCCCTCGCAACCACTGATACAACTGCGAATAAAAAATCAATCAACCAGGCACTCTACCGCAGCATCTGGCGCTGGCACTTCTACGCTGGCATTTTCTGTATTCCCTTTGTGATCCTGCTGGCCATCACTGGTGCGATCTACTTATTCAAGCCCTATTACGAAAGCTGGCAAGAAGCGCAATACCACGGACTTACTGTGACACAGGATGCGCTCTCACCCAACCAACACATTGCCGCTGCATTGGCACAATTTCCCAGCGGAAAATTGCTCAGCTACCGCTTGCCGCAAGCTGTAGACGAAGCCGTCATGATTAATGTGCAAGCCGATCAGGTCTGGCATGTATTTGTAAATCCCTACACCGGCGAGGTCGTGGGTAAACAAGCCCGCAGCGATAAATTGATGAATATTGTCAAAACAATCCACGGCGAATTATTGGCCGGCAACGTCGGTTCAATATTGGTAGAACTGGCAGCGTGTTGGGCCATTGTTCTGATCGTTACCGGTTTGTATTTATGGTGGCCGCGCACCAGTCGCAGACTTGCCGGTGTACTGTATCCGCGCGTGCGTCAAGGCAATCGTGTTTTCTGGCGTGACCTGCACGCGGTAACCGGCATCTGGATTTCATCACTCGCGTTATTTTTATTAATCACCGGTTTACCCTGGGCACTGGTGTGGGGCTCAGCATTAAAAGAAGTGCGTGCCTTTGAACTGAAACCCGTACAACAGGACTGGACCCAAAGCCGCCAAGAGGAACACCAACATTGGCGCGCGCAGGCCAGTGATGTGTTTGATTTGACACCCGCCGTGCTGGCCAAAGCGCAAGCTCTGCAATTGGCACCCCCGGTGGAGTTAAGCGTGGCCAATGCGCATCACCACACCTGGAAAGCCTCATCGCAAACACCCAACCGACCGCTGCGCGCCGATGTCTGGATTCAGCACGACGGCAACATCGAAAAACAAAGCGGCTTCGCCGATAAAGCATTGCTCGACCGCGCCATCGGTGTCGGTATTGCTGCGCACGAAGGTTATTTATTCGGCTGGTTTAATTTATTGCTGGGTGTGCTGACCTGCACCGGTTTGATACTGATCAGTGTGAGTGGTTTTATCTTGTGGCGTAAACGTAAACCACAATCAACGTTGGGAGCACCATCGCCACAACCTATGCGCCTCAACATAGTTGTTATTGTGATAACGTTCGGGCTTGCTCTGCTTCTGCCTCTTATGGCAATTTCTTTAATCACCATTTTGTTGCTTGAGTTTGCGCTCTTGCGACGTATAAGTAGAGCGAGAAAGTGGTTAGGCTTATCGAATTAA
- a CDS encoding S9 family peptidase, translating to MINSCFKKRFFSAILGMCLVISLPSYSDVSIEQIFRPPLITTMVIRPDGKAILSLKEENHIRYLSLTSIPQGDEKRLFTPSEYGSDKSMVGGIVWLDNRYFAINFFEPKAGIADLMDTKTSRRLLIVDSLAPVGSKEQVLNVKTPGWLVDTLPAVDGEFLYAKSGIQSRIYKLKVDLLTPDKKALSKSDKIDGGQFVAENQIIQVDGYATRWFSKKGGGFKSVLHFTEPYVLSLTEFGPDGKHEQAFSWRLLELDKDKSKDGTDKSIENYLPLALGPADSEYYCLDRLEDESKSLYRVNFKTKSQTLIYETSAFKIVDLVFSPDHQLIGVQVLKNERLSFEPLAQQAVTADTTIGENLVLTAGSSADANKKLVYEESHNQPGQYWLETQSPKQRTLMGDRYPWLVNQLKSKQVEGSLNVEGIDIPYLLNLPVSSTKVPLIVMPHGGPIGIFDSPYFDHYTQLFSARGYAVLRVNFRGSGGRSKQLREAGKKEWGDLILKDIYEATRTVIQRADVDQSRVCLFGISYGGYASSMLLIKHPDVYQCAVAVAGVYDLNLHLQSAQLSEQQDQWSKEYIGDYRTEYDALKLISPAFLADKLQRPLLLLHGDQDEVVDIEQSARFKFSLDKANKKAEFIRLEKMGHSVTSSEEAERLLSPSLEFLHANLM from the coding sequence ATGATTAACTCATGTTTTAAAAAGCGTTTCTTCAGCGCAATACTAGGTATGTGTTTGGTAATAAGTCTGCCCAGCTATTCAGATGTTTCAATTGAACAAATATTCAGGCCGCCATTAATCACCACAATGGTTATCCGACCTGATGGAAAGGCGATACTTTCGCTAAAAGAAGAAAACCATATTAGATACCTGAGTCTCACATCGATACCCCAAGGCGACGAGAAAAGGCTGTTTACACCGTCAGAATATGGCTCTGATAAATCAATGGTTGGAGGAATTGTTTGGTTGGATAATCGCTATTTCGCTATCAATTTCTTCGAACCGAAAGCAGGTATAGCAGATTTAATGGATACTAAAACTTCCCGGCGACTGTTGATTGTTGATTCTCTTGCCCCGGTGGGTAGTAAAGAACAAGTGCTTAATGTTAAAACTCCAGGCTGGTTGGTTGATACATTGCCTGCCGTTGACGGTGAATTTTTATATGCCAAAAGCGGCATCCAGTCGCGCATTTATAAGTTAAAAGTTGATTTGTTAACACCCGATAAAAAGGCACTTAGCAAGTCAGACAAAATAGATGGTGGACAGTTTGTTGCGGAGAACCAGATTATTCAGGTAGATGGTTATGCAACTCGATGGTTTTCAAAAAAAGGCGGTGGCTTCAAGTCAGTTTTGCACTTCACTGAGCCTTATGTATTGTCTCTGACGGAGTTTGGGCCTGACGGAAAGCATGAACAGGCCTTTTCATGGAGGCTTCTCGAACTAGATAAAGATAAATCAAAGGATGGTACTGATAAATCTATTGAAAACTACCTTCCCCTTGCTCTCGGCCCTGCGGATAGTGAGTACTATTGTCTCGATAGGCTGGAAGATGAATCGAAGTCTCTATATCGTGTGAATTTCAAAACAAAAAGCCAAACACTGATATACGAAACGTCAGCTTTTAAAATTGTTGATCTTGTTTTTTCACCGGATCACCAGTTAATCGGTGTGCAGGTCTTGAAAAACGAACGCTTATCATTTGAGCCTTTGGCGCAACAAGCGGTGACTGCCGATACTACTATTGGAGAGAACTTGGTCTTGACGGCCGGTTCCAGTGCCGATGCGAATAAAAAACTCGTTTATGAAGAGTCGCATAATCAACCCGGACAATACTGGCTGGAAACCCAATCTCCTAAACAGCGAACATTAATGGGAGATCGGTATCCTTGGCTTGTTAATCAACTTAAATCCAAACAAGTTGAAGGCAGTTTGAATGTTGAGGGCATTGACATCCCTTATTTATTAAACCTGCCTGTTTCAAGCACTAAAGTTCCGCTCATCGTTATGCCTCACGGAGGACCCATTGGTATTTTCGACAGCCCTTATTTCGATCACTATACACAGCTTTTTAGCGCTCGCGGCTATGCTGTATTACGAGTCAATTTTCGTGGATCGGGCGGGCGCAGTAAACAACTTCGGGAGGCAGGAAAAAAAGAGTGGGGCGATTTGATACTGAAGGATATATATGAGGCTACGAGGACTGTTATACAGAGAGCAGATGTGGATCAGTCCCGGGTTTGCCTGTTTGGTATCAGCTACGGTGGCTATGCTTCATCCATGTTATTGATTAAACATCCTGACGTTTATCAATGTGCGGTGGCTGTCGCAGGTGTTTACGATCTAAATCTCCATCTTCAATCCGCTCAGCTCTCCGAGCAACAGGATCAATGGTCAAAAGAATATATCGGCGATTATCGAACAGAGTACGATGCACTCAAGTTGATATCCCCCGCTTTTCTTGCCGACAAGCTGCAACGGCCTCTGCTACTTTTACATGGTGACCAAGATGAAGTGGTCGATATAGAGCAAAGCGCTCGCTTCAAATTCAGCTTGGATAAAGCAAACAAAAAGGCGGAGTTTATCAGGCTCGAAAAGATGGGACACAGTGTGACATCGTCGGAAGAGGCTGAGAGATTACTTTCACCAAGCCTGGAATTCTTGCATGCCAATCTTATGTAG
- a CDS encoding glycoside hydrolase family 3 N-terminal domain-containing protein, whose product MKKFACRCLRMSLLMVAALNPLVYAAPDPALEKQIDELLANMSLTEKIGQTQLRDWGTYAEKDMPAIKQAVRDGKIGGFLNVTMSSVNKYAFEELQRIAVEESPKKIPLIFGQDVIHGYKTIFPIPLGQAASWNADIVKQGARIAAEEATTDGIRWTFAPMIDIARDPRWGRIAESLGEDPYLASLLGVAMTEGFQTEDPTDPTAMAASAKHFVGYGATEGGRDYNTAYVPEGLLRDVYLRPFKANVDAGLMTIMSSYNTLNDIPATANKFTLKKILRDEWKFDGFVVSDWNAVMEMIPHGFAADAKHAAELAANGGIDFEMHTDTFEKYLPELIKEGKFSEADLNTAVRNMLRIKLRLGLWDNPYPRGNREQVLLNEKFLAAAETAAEESFVLLKNDKKILPLNKKQTIAVIGPLADAPFEQLGTWIYDGEKKDTRTFLPALKKYLGNDKNIIVAPGVSYSRDKSTAGFAAAVAAAKKADVILYVGGEESVLSGEGHSRGDIRLPGVQQELIAQLAATGKPLVQVIMAGRTIQLDQTLEQSTALLMAWHPGTMGGPALVDVLYGEVSPVGRLPLTWPIAVGQIPYYYNHMATGRPATDKNYTRIDKIEQGVFQHQPGNSSNLLDYGHKPQFPFGYGLTYTTFTYDNLQISAKEIGLGKTLTASAVIKNTGKVAATEVVQLYVQDIIGDVTRPVRELKNFQRVFLKPGESQKVTFTLHTDELAFHNQAMQLVTEPGQFNLWIAPNAEEGLQTSFMVK is encoded by the coding sequence ATGAAAAAATTTGCTTGTCGCTGTCTGCGAATGAGTCTGCTAATGGTGGCAGCGTTAAACCCGTTGGTTTACGCCGCACCCGATCCGGCCCTGGAAAAACAAATCGATGAACTGCTCGCCAACATGAGCCTCACGGAAAAAATCGGCCAGACCCAATTGCGCGACTGGGGCACCTATGCCGAAAAAGATATGCCAGCCATCAAGCAAGCAGTACGCGACGGCAAGATCGGTGGATTCCTCAACGTCACCATGAGCAGCGTCAACAAATATGCGTTTGAAGAATTGCAACGTATTGCGGTGGAAGAAAGCCCTAAAAAAATTCCATTGATCTTTGGTCAGGATGTTATCCACGGCTACAAAACTATCTTCCCGATTCCGCTTGGCCAGGCCGCCAGCTGGAATGCGGATATTGTGAAACAAGGTGCGCGCATCGCGGCTGAAGAAGCCACCACTGATGGCATTCGCTGGACCTTTGCGCCAATGATCGATATCGCGCGCGATCCCCGCTGGGGCCGTATTGCCGAATCGCTCGGCGAAGATCCCTACCTGGCGTCACTGCTGGGGGTGGCGATGACCGAAGGCTTCCAGACAGAAGATCCGACCGATCCAACAGCGATGGCCGCATCGGCGAAACATTTTGTCGGCTATGGGGCAACGGAAGGTGGTCGCGACTACAACACCGCTTATGTGCCGGAAGGTTTGTTGCGCGATGTTTACCTGCGTCCGTTTAAGGCGAATGTGGACGCCGGCCTGATGACCATCATGAGCTCCTACAACACCCTCAACGATATTCCGGCCACTGCCAATAAGTTTACCCTGAAAAAAATCCTGCGTGACGAATGGAAATTTGATGGCTTCGTGGTGAGTGACTGGAATGCCGTCATGGAGATGATTCCCCATGGCTTTGCTGCAGATGCCAAACACGCTGCGGAACTGGCTGCTAACGGTGGTATTGATTTTGAGATGCACACCGATACCTTTGAAAAATATTTACCCGAGTTAATCAAGGAAGGAAAATTTTCCGAAGCGGATTTGAACACTGCCGTGCGCAATATGCTGCGCATCAAGTTGCGTTTAGGTTTGTGGGATAACCCCTACCCACGCGGTAACCGGGAGCAGGTATTGCTGAATGAAAAATTCCTTGCCGCCGCTGAGACAGCCGCAGAAGAATCCTTTGTATTGTTGAAGAACGACAAAAAAATCCTGCCGCTCAATAAAAAGCAAACCATTGCTGTGATCGGCCCGCTGGCCGATGCGCCCTTCGAACAACTCGGTACCTGGATTTACGATGGTGAGAAAAAAGATACGCGCACTTTCTTGCCTGCCTTGAAAAAATATCTCGGCAACGACAAGAACATTATTGTCGCTCCCGGCGTTAGCTATAGCCGCGATAAAAGCACCGCCGGTTTTGCCGCTGCCGTTGCCGCCGCCAAAAAAGCCGACGTGATTTTATATGTGGGTGGTGAAGAGTCTGTGCTTTCCGGTGAAGGTCACAGTCGTGGCGATATTCGTTTGCCCGGCGTACAACAGGAATTGATTGCGCAATTGGCGGCAACCGGTAAACCACTGGTGCAAGTCATTATGGCGGGCCGCACGATTCAGCTGGATCAAACTCTCGAACAATCCACGGCCTTATTGATGGCTTGGCACCCCGGCACCATGGGTGGCCCGGCGTTGGTTGATGTACTATACGGTGAAGTGTCTCCGGTGGGCCGCTTGCCATTAACCTGGCCAATTGCGGTAGGACAAATTCCTTACTACTACAACCACATGGCCACCGGCCGCCCGGCCACCGATAAAAATTACACGCGCATCGACAAGATCGAACAAGGCGTGTTCCAGCATCAACCGGGTAACTCATCCAACCTGCTCGACTACGGCCACAAGCCACAATTTCCATTTGGATACGGTTTGACTTACACGACGTTTACTTACGACAATTTGCAGATCAGTGCAAAAGAAATCGGTTTGGGTAAAACACTCACCGCCAGCGCCGTAATTAAAAACACCGGCAAGGTTGCCGCAACCGAAGTGGTGCAATTGTACGTGCAGGACATTATTGGCGATGTCACTCGCCCGGTACGGGAATTGAAAAACTTCCAGCGCGTTTTCCTGAAGCCAGGCGAATCGCAAAAAGTGACCTTCACCCTGCACACCGACGAACTCGCCTTCCACAATCAAGCGATGCAACTCGTTACCGAGCCTGGCCAATTCAATTTATGGATAGCGCCGAATGCGGAAGAGGGATTACAGACAAGCTTTATGGTGAAATAA
- a CDS encoding TonB-dependent receptor: protein MGLRNTSLARQIPHFTLAVFGQLAIVTSSAVAHEATQIKNVEEVRVWGEQKDSRQAGYTNPTSLLTQEDMVSINVATTEDLVKYEPSIVIRKRYIGDSNGTLGLRGSNMFATSRSMVFADGVPLHYLLQSRWSGAPRWTMVSASEIAQVEILYGPFSAEYSGNSMGGVVLIETAIPQEREVHVDLDYFSQDFDAYGFDDTLNGHKAFISYGDKFGDLSFYVSYNRLENDSQPQSFYFDNGEPEGNLVPVNGAVAGQDVFGEPALYFGDTGVEQATTDNFKLKLGYDFGNWSTLLNVAYEDRNTLRDSANSYLVDADGVTRWSGDFVQDGVALDIRENRLGASNLDRQSLSVGFRVKGDLSDNLRFEGNASDFRIVKDNSRASSHNPNDPLFTGRGQTTDYDDTGWQTLEGKFILSDVGVDGLELITGARYEAYQLNLDVYNSLDWTRGDNNGYSSRSGGETEISAAFIQANWAINEAWDLAIGGRYEDWKSFDGYFSEDVADTAEFELAEVPESSSSKFSPKFSLGYTPAQDWLVRYSVAQAYRFPIVEELFMQSESYSTVIEAKPDLKPEDGFHQNLMIERQFDTGYVRVNVFTETIRDAIESQSVLIPGGRSETTFTAVDEVKTDGVEFIFNRYGVLVPELDVRFNLAYTKSIIEDNSTVEGENPESTIEGNDYPRMPRWRSNLMLTYHASDSWDISGTLQYADKSFGRLDNTDDAEEVMGAQDGYTRIGLKTTYDVSDQVELGFGIDNLTNESSFVAHPWPGRTLYFNLSYSL from the coding sequence ATGGGTCTGCGTAACACCAGCCTTGCCAGACAGATCCCACACTTTACTCTGGCAGTATTCGGTCAACTTGCAATTGTCACGTCATCCGCTGTCGCACACGAGGCGACGCAGATTAAAAATGTCGAAGAAGTTCGCGTGTGGGGCGAGCAGAAAGACAGTCGCCAAGCGGGTTATACCAACCCCACCAGCCTGCTGACCCAGGAAGATATGGTCAGCATCAACGTCGCCACGACGGAAGACCTGGTGAAGTACGAGCCCAGTATCGTCATCCGCAAACGCTACATCGGCGATTCCAACGGCACCTTAGGCCTGCGCGGCTCGAACATGTTTGCCACCTCCCGCTCCATGGTGTTTGCCGACGGCGTGCCGCTGCATTATTTACTGCAATCGCGCTGGAGCGGTGCGCCGCGCTGGACCATGGTCAGCGCCAGCGAAATTGCCCAGGTTGAAATTTTGTACGGCCCGTTTTCAGCGGAGTACAGCGGTAATTCCATGGGTGGTGTGGTGCTGATTGAAACCGCGATTCCGCAAGAGCGCGAAGTCCATGTGGATCTGGATTATTTTTCCCAGGATTTCGATGCCTATGGCTTTGATGACACGCTGAATGGTCACAAGGCATTTATTTCTTACGGCGATAAATTCGGCGATCTGAGTTTTTATGTGTCCTACAATCGGTTGGAAAATGACAGCCAGCCGCAGTCGTTTTATTTTGACAACGGTGAGCCCGAGGGTAATCTCGTGCCCGTCAACGGAGCCGTCGCTGGCCAGGATGTATTTGGCGAACCTGCATTGTATTTTGGTGATACAGGCGTAGAGCAAGCCACAACCGACAACTTCAAATTAAAATTGGGTTACGACTTCGGTAATTGGTCAACGTTATTGAATGTTGCTTACGAAGATCGCAACACCCTGCGCGATTCTGCAAATTCTTATCTGGTGGACGCCGACGGCGTAACTCGCTGGTCCGGCGATTTCGTGCAAGACGGCGTGGCCCTTGATATCAGAGAAAACCGCCTGGGTGCCAGCAACCTTGATCGCCAGAGTCTGTCGGTTGGCTTCCGTGTAAAAGGTGATCTCAGCGATAACCTGCGCTTCGAAGGCAATGCCAGCGACTTCCGCATTGTGAAAGATAACAGCCGCGCGTCCAGCCACAACCCCAATGACCCTTTATTTACCGGTCGCGGCCAAACCACCGACTACGATGACACTGGCTGGCAAACCCTGGAAGGCAAATTTATCCTGAGTGATGTTGGTGTGGACGGTCTGGAATTAATTACCGGCGCGCGTTACGAGGCCTACCAGTTAAATCTGGATGTCTATAACTCACTCGACTGGACGCGCGGCGACAACAATGGTTACAGCAGTCGCAGCGGCGGCGAAACTGAAATCAGCGCGGCGTTTATCCAGGCTAACTGGGCGATCAATGAAGCCTGGGATTTGGCCATCGGCGGGCGCTACGAAGACTGGAAAAGTTTCGACGGTTACTTCAGTGAGGATGTTGCTGATACAGCGGAATTTGAGTTAGCCGAAGTACCGGAAAGCTCCAGCTCAAAATTCTCACCCAAATTTTCATTGGGTTATACGCCGGCTCAGGATTGGTTGGTGCGCTACTCCGTTGCGCAAGCCTATCGCTTTCCGATTGTGGAAGAGCTGTTCATGCAGAGTGAGTCCTACTCCACCGTCATTGAAGCAAAACCGGATTTAAAGCCGGAAGATGGTTTCCATCAAAACCTGATGATTGAGCGGCAATTCGATACCGGTTATGTGCGCGTGAATGTGTTTACTGAAACGATTCGGGATGCGATTGAATCGCAATCCGTCCTGATACCAGGAGGACGTTCTGAAACAACCTTTACTGCTGTCGACGAAGTAAAGACCGACGGCGTGGAGTTTATCTTTAACCGATACGGCGTCCTTGTTCCTGAGCTGGATGTACGCTTCAACCTCGCTTATACAAAATCCATCATTGAAGACAACAGTACCGTCGAGGGTGAAAATCCTGAATCAACCATCGAAGGTAACGATTACCCGCGCATGCCCCGCTGGCGCAGCAACCTGATGCTGACCTATCACGCCAGCGACAGTTGGGACATTAGCGGAACACTGCAATACGCTGATAAAAGTTTTGGTCGCCTCGACAACACCGACGATGCCGAAGAAGTGATGGGTGCGCAAGATGGTTATACCCGTATTGGATTGAAAACCACCTACGACGTCAGTGATCAGGTTGAGTTGGGTTTTGGTATCGATAACCTCACCAACGAAAGTTCGTTTGTGGCACATCCCTGGCCGGGGCGGACCTTGTATTTCAATCTCTCTTACAGTCTTTGA
- a CDS encoding DUF2721 domain-containing protein yields MSSAAQIILDFGDVAHAIQLALAPVFLLTGIAGLLNVMAGRLARIIDRGRSLTEEELPQHLDNLDVLNKELGRLERRRHYASSAITACTCSALLVCMVVAVIFLQVLLQVEFKWVISALFTASTLTLIVGLGYFLREVHLATRTVRIQVITRVK; encoded by the coding sequence ATGAGCTCCGCTGCGCAAATTATTCTGGACTTCGGTGATGTCGCCCACGCTATCCAGCTTGCACTGGCGCCGGTGTTTTTGTTAACCGGTATTGCCGGTTTGTTGAATGTGATGGCAGGTCGGCTTGCACGTATCATCGATCGGGGCCGCAGCCTGACCGAGGAAGAACTTCCACAACACCTGGACAATCTGGACGTACTTAATAAGGAACTTGGCCGCCTTGAACGTCGGCGCCACTATGCCAGCTCTGCCATTACGGCTTGTACCTGTTCTGCATTGCTGGTGTGTATGGTGGTGGCAGTGATTTTTTTGCAGGTGTTGTTGCAGGTTGAATTCAAGTGGGTCATTAGTGCATTGTTTACAGCATCCACACTGACATTGATTGTGGGGCTTGGTTACTTTTTGCGGGAAGTGCATCTGGCAACGCGTACGGTGCGGATTCAGGTGATAACGCGGGTGAAATAG